Below is a window of Streptomyces sp. ITFR-16 DNA.
TCCGTACGGCGGACACGTACGCCTCCTCGACCTCCGCCGTGCGGTGCAGGGGAGCGAGGATGCGGGTCTGGGCGAAGCAGATCTGGCCGGAGAACGGCATCGTGAACGGGGTGAGGGCGCACAGCGCCGTCGACAGGTCCGCGTCGTCGAGGAGGATCGCGGCCGACTTGCCGCCCAGTTCGAGCGTCGTCCGGGCCATACGCCGGGCGGCGGCCTCGGCGATCCGCAGCCCCGTGGGCACACTGCCGGTGAAACTGATCTTGTCCACACCGGCACTCGCCACCAGCTCGGCGGACTCCCGCGCACCGGCCGTGACGACGTTGAGAACCCCCGGTGGCAGACCGGCCGCCGCTGCGGCCTCCGCGATCACCAGGGCGTCGAGGGGGCTCTCGACCGGGGACTTGAGGATCACCGTGCAGCCGGCGGCCGGCGCGGCGGGAACCTTGTGGGCGAAGATGTTGAAGGTGGCGTTCCAGGGGGCGATGAGCGCGGCCACCCCGACCGGTTCCCGTACGACCCGGGCATGGCCGCGCCGCGTGGGGCGCCGCTCGCCGAACGCGTACCCGCCGAGAAGTTCCGTGAAGTGGTCGAACCGATCCTCACCGGCGTGGATGAGCCCCTGGGCGAAGCGGACGGGAGCCCCGACCTGAGCCGTCCACAGCCGGGCCAGCAGGGTAAGGCGCCCGCGCACCTCGTCGGCGAACCTCCGCAGATACGCGGCGCGTTCGGGGGCGGTCATGCGGGGCCACGGTCCAGTGTCGAAGGCGGCACGGGCGGCTGCCACGGCATGTTCCACCTCGGCACCGCTCGCCAGCAGCAGGCTCAGCACCTCTTCCTCGGAGACCGGGGAGACGAGGGAGACGCGACGGGCGGACGCGGCGGGGACCCAGTGCCCGTCGATGTAGAAGCAGTTGAGGAACTCGTCCGGAAGATCAACAGTGAACGCAGACATGAGTGCCCATCACATGGTCGGAGGAAGCATGGTGGAGGCCATCGGCAAACGTACCGGTGTGGACGAAGGGGTCGGGCGTACGGCGTTGATGGTGGCCGCCGCACGCGCCATCGAGTGCGGCCGCCCCGACGCCCTGGCCAGGGACACCTACGCCGAGCACTTCGTACGCGCAGCCCGGGCCGCCG
It encodes the following:
- a CDS encoding aldehyde dehydrogenase family protein, giving the protein MSAFTVDLPDEFLNCFYIDGHWVPAASARRVSLVSPVSEEEVLSLLLASGAEVEHAVAAARAAFDTGPWPRMTAPERAAYLRRFADEVRGRLTLLARLWTAQVGAPVRFAQGLIHAGEDRFDHFTELLGGYAFGERRPTRRGHARVVREPVGVAALIAPWNATFNIFAHKVPAAPAAGCTVILKSPVESPLDALVIAEAAAAAGLPPGVLNVVTAGARESAELVASAGVDKISFTGSVPTGLRIAEAAARRMARTTLELGGKSAAILLDDADLSTALCALTPFTMPFSGQICFAQTRILAPLHRTAEVEEAYVSAVRRLWVGDPWDTATDMGPVLDARQYDRVLGYIEAGRAEGARLLIGGGRSPGFDRGYYIEPTVFTQAAPEMTIAREEIFGPVVTVQGYRDVDEAVRLANDTDFGLSGSVFGADVERAFEVALRVKAGHLAVNGFEISAGVPFGGRKLSGQGREGGPEGLESFLETKAVFMPTP